In the Candidatus Bathyarchaeota archaeon genome, ATTATGAAAAACGGAACAGAAGCCGACCGTATAGTCGGAGTAGCCCCAAAACTATTAATTCAAAACAAACTAAAGCGATACGTCTAGGCGAGAAACCGTGGACACATCAGAAAAAAGAATCATAGGCTCACTAATTCTACTTGCAGGCTTAACCTTCCTCTCGATAGCATTATACACAAACCAACTAACCAAAGTCGCAGAACTAATGAAAAGCATTTTCGGACCCGCAGTGGCAGGCATGCCATAAACAAATATTCCAAGAAGGAAAAGAAAGAATGCCCATACTCCGCGAAAAAGGAGAAAAAGACGGACTCTTAGAAACCGCAAAACTAATGCTAGTCTCAGCAAGAACCGCGCCCAAATCTGGAGGAATCGACGACATAGTCACGGCAATAGTCTATGGCAAAGATAAAGACGAAATCGCAGCAGAAATGGATAAAATGGCAGAAGAAAGAAACAGCAAAGGATTCAAACGAGACAGCAAAAACCTACGCGATTCTGAAGTGGTGCTACTAATCGGCGTAAAAGGACCAATATCCTTTGGCATCAACTGCGGTGCGTGTGGCTACGCGACTTGCGAAGCTTTTGAAAAAGCTGGAAAAAAGCAAGGTCAAGATTTTGTAGGACCCACTTGCATCTTTAAAGCCTTAGATATGGGCATCGCCTTAGGCTCAGCAGCAAAAATAGCAAGCCTCCTAAATGTCGATAACCGAATAATGTACCGAATTGGAACCGCTGCAAAAAGACTGAAATTACTACCGGAAGCGCATATCATCATGGGAATACCGCTATCCGCCACTGGCAAAAACATCTACTACGATCGTTCCATATAGAAGAATCCCAATTTCAATTCTCTTTAAACAAACTATACCGATGCTAAGCGTGCTTTTCCGCTTTTTCGTGCAT is a window encoding:
- a CDS encoding DUF2148 domain-containing protein, which encodes MPILREKGEKDGLLETAKLMLVSARTAPKSGGIDDIVTAIVYGKDKDEIAAEMDKMAEERNSKGFKRDSKNLRDSEVVLLIGVKGPISFGINCGACGYATCEAFEKAGKKQGQDFVGPTCIFKALDMGIALGSAAKIASLLNVDNRIMYRIGTAAKRLKLLPEAHIIMGIPLSATGKNIYYDRSI